A part of Hippopotamus amphibius kiboko isolate mHipAmp2 chromosome 16, mHipAmp2.hap2, whole genome shotgun sequence genomic DNA contains:
- the APRT gene encoding adenine phosphoribosyltransferase isoform X1 — protein MAEAQLQLVARRVRSFPDFPIPGVLFRDISPVLKDPDSFRASISLLAGHLRATHGGSIDYIAGLDSRGFLFGPSLAQELGLGCILIRKRGKLPGPTVCASYALEYGKAELEIQRDALQPGQRVVVVDDLLATGGTMRAACELLGQLQAEVLECVSVVELTSLRGREKLGAVPFFSLLQYE, from the exons ATGGCGGAGGCCCAGCTGCAGCTGGTGGCGCGGCGCGTCCGCAGCTTCCCCGACTTCCCCATCCCGGGCGTGCTGTTCAG GGACATCTCGCCCGTCCTGAAGGACCCCGACTCCTTCCGCGCCTCCATCAGCCTCCTGGCTGGGCACCTGAGAGCGACCCACGGCGGCAGCATCGACTACATCGCGG GCCTAGACTCCCGCGGCTTCCTGTTTGGTCCTTCCCTAGCTCAGGAGCTGGGCTTGGGCTGCATTCTCATCCGGAAGCGAGGGAAGCTGCCGGGCCCCACTGTGTGCGCCTCGTACGCGCTGGAGTATGGGAAG GCTGAGCTGGAAATCCAGAGAGACGCCCTGCAGCCAGGACAGAGGGTGGTGGTTGTGGACGATCTGTTGGCCACTGGCG GAACCATGCGTGCAGCCTGTGAGCTGCTGGGCCAGCTGCAGGCCGAGGTGCTGGAGTGCGTGAGCGTGGTGGAGCTGACCTCGCTCAGGGGCAGGGAGAAGCTGGGGGCTGTAcccttcttctccctcctgcAGTACGAGTGA
- the APRT gene encoding adenine phosphoribosyltransferase isoform X2: MAEAQLQLVARRVRSFPDFPIPGVLFRDISPVLKDPDSFRASISLLAGHLRATHGGSIDYIAGLDSRGFLFGPSLAQELGLGCILIRKRGKLPGPTVCASYALEYGKAELEIQRDALQPGQRVVVVDDLLATGVRVTSAPAPHQLEEERTSLAARGHWPPAWTSSVPAAE, translated from the exons ATGGCGGAGGCCCAGCTGCAGCTGGTGGCGCGGCGCGTCCGCAGCTTCCCCGACTTCCCCATCCCGGGCGTGCTGTTCAG GGACATCTCGCCCGTCCTGAAGGACCCCGACTCCTTCCGCGCCTCCATCAGCCTCCTGGCTGGGCACCTGAGAGCGACCCACGGCGGCAGCATCGACTACATCGCGG GCCTAGACTCCCGCGGCTTCCTGTTTGGTCCTTCCCTAGCTCAGGAGCTGGGCTTGGGCTGCATTCTCATCCGGAAGCGAGGGAAGCTGCCGGGCCCCACTGTGTGCGCCTCGTACGCGCTGGAGTATGGGAAG GCTGAGCTGGAAATCCAGAGAGACGCCCTGCAGCCAGGACAGAGGGTGGTGGTTGTGGACGATCTGTTGGCCACTGGCG TACGAGTGACCTCGGCCCCAGCCCCACACCAGCTGGAAGAGGAGAGGACCAGCCTGGCCGCCAGGGGACACTGGCCGCCCGCCTGGACGTCATCTGTGCCTGCGGCTGAGTGA
- the APRT gene encoding adenine phosphoribosyltransferase isoform X3: MAEAQLQLVARRVRSFPDFPIPGVLFRDISPVLKDPDSFRASISLLAGHLRATHGGSIDYIAAQELGLGCILIRKRGKLPGPTVCASYALEYGKAELEIQRDALQPGQRVVVVDDLLATGGTMRAACELLGQLQAEVLECVSVVELTSLRGREKLGAVPFFSLLQYE; encoded by the exons ATGGCGGAGGCCCAGCTGCAGCTGGTGGCGCGGCGCGTCCGCAGCTTCCCCGACTTCCCCATCCCGGGCGTGCTGTTCAG GGACATCTCGCCCGTCCTGAAGGACCCCGACTCCTTCCGCGCCTCCATCAGCCTCCTGGCTGGGCACCTGAGAGCGACCCACGGCGGCAGCATCGACTACATCGCGG CTCAGGAGCTGGGCTTGGGCTGCATTCTCATCCGGAAGCGAGGGAAGCTGCCGGGCCCCACTGTGTGCGCCTCGTACGCGCTGGAGTATGGGAAG GCTGAGCTGGAAATCCAGAGAGACGCCCTGCAGCCAGGACAGAGGGTGGTGGTTGTGGACGATCTGTTGGCCACTGGCG GAACCATGCGTGCAGCCTGTGAGCTGCTGGGCCAGCTGCAGGCCGAGGTGCTGGAGTGCGTGAGCGTGGTGGAGCTGACCTCGCTCAGGGGCAGGGAGAAGCTGGGGGCTGTAcccttcttctccctcctgcAGTACGAGTGA